The following are from one region of the Silene latifolia isolate original U9 population chromosome 9, ASM4854445v1, whole genome shotgun sequence genome:
- the LOC141600407 gene encoding VAMP-like protein YKT61, producing the protein MKVTALVVLKINPNDENPAILANASDLSHFGFFQRSSVREFITFVSRTVAKRTPPGQRQSVQHEEYKVHAYNRGGLCALGFMDDHYPVRSSFSLLNQVLDEYQKNFGDSWKTVSTDVAEPWPYLNEALVKYQDPAEADKLLKIQRELDETKIILHRTIDSVLERGEKLDSLVEKSADLSAQSQFFYKQAKKTNSCCSIL; encoded by the exons ATGAAGGTAACAGCTCTAGTTGTTCTGAAGATCAACCCTAACGACGAAAACCCTGCGATCTTAGCAAACGCGTCTGATTTAAGCCATTTTGGATTCTTCCAGAGATCTAGCGTTCGTGAATTCATCACCTTCGTCTCTCGTACTGTCGCTAAGCGTACTCCTCCTGGCCAACGCCAATCTGTCCAGCATGAAG AATACAAAGTTCATGCGTACAATAGAGGAGGCCTTTGTGCTTTGGGATTTATGGATGACCACTATCCTGTTCGAAGTTCTTTTTCACTGCTAAACCAG GTGTTGGATGAATACCAGAAGAACTTTGGTGATTCGTGGAAGACCGTGTCGACAGACGTCGCAGAGCCATGGCCTTATCTGAATGAAGCCTTGGTCAAGTATCAG GATCCAGCTGAAGCTGATAAGCTGCTCAAAATACAAAGGGAATTGGACGAAACCAAGATTATACTA CACAGGACAATTGATAGCGTGCTTGAACGAGGTGAAAAGTTGGATAGCTTGGTAGAAAAAAGTGCAGATCTTAGTGCTCAGTCACAG